A region from the Halichondria panicea chromosome 11, odHalPani1.1, whole genome shotgun sequence genome encodes:
- the LOC135343919 gene encoding RNA-binding protein 28-like has translation MSVVGKKLFVGNLSYDTSDQQLEEVFSEYGEVKACFTVKERGVTEKCKGYGYVVFSSKESCNKACARVKVIKGRPVQVTLAHSKKFPKKPETIKPPVDSHDNQSSEESDYETLTASTAKKGPKFRKPKSERSDARFAIGRTVLIKPLPEDFSEQQLETLCDMEDGKITSLALTKDGDISQGSVTFETHKDAQSALRKLKGLKEMNKIEITLLSRATKGVSQNTLRKSRLIVRNISFKCNEADLEGVFGEFGCVIEVKIPRKENGHMLGYAFVQFSSYFDASKALDSVNGQPIKDRPVAVDWAVPKDRYEEALKETTPTSGGSKKEDEVCEASEDDDESENGHRGNESDDNDGDESDHGNHDDESGGDNSVRAESPVQSGRGQPPSDDVDEGRTLFIRNLPVDTEYREVSKLFSQFGPIRYVRVLADPQSQLSKGSAFLQFKKQSSVQPCLDVAKGDGLNFHGNKLSVSLAVSKQQAQEFKGQDTRVKEDKRNLYLAKEGLILPGTSAAEELSKADMARRNKSHSERKSKLANPNYFVSKTRLSVRNLPTGIDEKSLKMVFTKSAELTPTSITQVKILRSSERVDGEGVGRSKGFGFVEFKGHEEALKTLRSTNNNPSLFGEKRRLIVEFAVESSQALNLRAQRKQRQATTAVHTKQPTAESAHDKKISRNQKWCLKWQAIRLKRKANAQLTETTELKSDLTDTKPVHKTVGKSTAEVKVQKPTGRGRKRKEKNDDEKPPPPKKVKRQKSVEVKVQSIKGEGKKRKEKVDENPTRGGRKRKEKASIINDDKKPPLKKIKQQKSAVSSINGGRNKRRSKPEKEEVSLEAMVNKYRQKLDQSSLSKWVH, from the exons atgtcTGTAGTCGGCAAGAAACTGTTTGTGGGGAATCTCTCATACGATACAAGCGATCAGCAACTGGAGGAAGTGTTCTCAGAGTACGGGGAGGTCAAGGCTTGCTTCACTGTCAAGGAAAGAG GGGTCACTGAGAAGTGCAAAGGTTATGGATATGTCGTCTTCAGTTCAAA GGAGTCTTGTAACAAAGCGTGTGCTCGTGTAAAGGTCATCAAAGGTCGTCCAGTGCAAGTCACGTTAGCACACTCCAAAAAATTCCCTAAAAAACCAGAGACAATCAAACCACCCGTTGATAGCCATGACAACCAGAGCTCGGAGGAAAGCGATTACGAAACATTAACAGCATCGACGGCTAAAAAAGGTCCGAAATTCAGAAAACCGAAATCAGAACGCAGTGATGCGAGATTTGCGATTGGTCGGACAGTTCTGATAAAACCACTACCTGAAGATTTCAGTGAGCAACAATTAGAGACGTTGTGTGATATGGAGGATGGGAAAATAACATCTCTAGCACTGACAAAAGATGGAGACATTTCACAAGGATCAGTGACATTTGAAACACACAAAGATGCACAGTCAGCACTTCGAAAACTAAAGGGGTTGAAGGAAATGAACAAGATTGAGATTACGCTGTTGTCACGGGCAACCAAGGGTGTGTCGCAGAATACTCTACGCAAGTCTCGGCTGATAGTTCGGAATATTTCGTTTAAATGCAACGAGGCTGATTTAGAAGGCGTGTTTGGAGAGTTTGGATGTGTGATTGAAGTGAAGATACCACGCAAGGAGAATGGACACATGCTGGG atACGCCTTTGTTCAGTTTAGCTCATATTTTGATGCCAGTAAAGCCCTGGATAGTGTCAATGGACAGCCTATCAAAGATCGCCCTGTGGCTGTGGATTGGGCTGTACCCAAAGACCGTTATGAGGAGGCTCTCaaggagaccacacccactagtgGAGGCAGCAAAAAAGAAGATGAAGTTTGTGAAGCCAGTGAGGATGACGACGAAAGCGAAAATGGTCACCGTGGTAACGAAAGTGATGATAACGATGGCGATGAAAGTGACCACGGTAACCATGATGATGAGAGTGGCGGAGATAATAGTGTAAGGGCGGAATCACCTGTtcaaagtgggcgtggccaacCACCCTCCGATGATGTAGACGAGGGCAGAACACTCTTCATTAG gaaTTTACCCGTGGATACGGAGTATCGTGAGGTGTCAAAATTATTCTCTCAGTTTGGACCAATCAGATACGTTCGTGTGCTGGCAGACCCTCAGTCTCAACTCAGCAAAG GTTCGGCTTTTCTGCAATTCAAGAAGCAATCGTCTGTTCAGCCTTGTCTCGATGTTGCCAAGGGTGACGGACTAAATTTCCATGGCAACAAGCTTAGTGTCTCACTGGCAGTTTCGAAACAACAAGCTCaagagttcaaaggtcaagaTACAAGGGTCAAAGAGGACAAACGAAATCTCTATCTTGCAAAAGAAGGAT tgatatTGCCGGGGACGTCGGCAGCTGAAGAGCTATCTAAAGCGGACATGGCTCGGAGAaataag TCCCACTCTGAGCGGAAATCTAAACTGGCCAATCCAAACTACTTTGTGTCCAAAACAAGACTCTCAGTCCGCAACCTTCCAACAG gaaTTGATGAAAAAAGCCTTAAAATGGTTTTCACAAAATCTGCTGAGCTGACACCCACTTCCATCACACAGGTTAAGATACTTCGTTCCTCCGAGCGTGTCGATGGTGAGGGTGTGGGGAGATCAAAGGGTTTCGGGTTTGTAGAGTTCAAAGGTCACGAAGAGGCCCTCAAGACGCTGCGTAGTACCAACAACAACCCAAGTTTGTTTGGGGAAAAAAGA CGTCTCATTGTTGAGTTTGCGGTTGAGAGCAGTCAAGCGCTTAATCTCAGAGCCCAGAGGAAGCAGAGACAG GCAACAACTGCTGTGCACACAAAACAACcaactgctgagtcagcacatGACAAAAAGATTTCCAGAAATCAAAAATGGTGCCTAAAGTGGCAGGCCATTCGACTCAAGAGAAAGGCTAATGCTCAACTAACTGAAACCACTGAACTAAAGAGTGATCTCACTGATACGAAACCAGTACATAAAACTGTTGGGAAAAGTACAGCAGAGGTCAAGGTACAAAAACCTACCGGAAGAGGCAGGAAACGAAAAGAAAAAAATGACGATGAAAAACCACCACCTCCCAAGAAAGTTAAACGACAGAAGAGTGtagaggtcaaagttcaaagtATCAAAGGAGAAGGCAAAAAACGAAAAGAAAAAGTTGACGAAAATCCTACCAGAGGAGGCAGGAAACGAAAAGAAAAAGCTTCAATTATTAATGACGATAAAAAGCCACCACTGAAAAAAATTAAACAACAAAAAAGTGCTGTCTCCTCCATTAATGGAGGTCGCAACAAACGCCGCTCAAAACCAGAGAAGGAAGAAGTCAGCTTGGAGGCAATGGTGAACAAGTATCGGCAGAAATTGGACCAATCATCTTTGTCTAAATGGGTCCACTAA
- the LOC135343921 gene encoding uncharacterized protein LOC135343921 produces MDALRRPVRLCAILLLLFNLINCHELMPKVDQKQEGPSSSNAVSIQNGVVKLTIDLNKGCSVIGFADLKSSVNTINSHDLGREVQPSFYAGPKPYDGCVWNGQQWPWNPIASGDVHGNPSTVLSHTATADSITCTIIPKQWACNNIDCECTFELQYVLKDSMAYGNVTLHNHRADTTNYGRFGQELPAVYVNGFLYRLFAYTGGQPWTNAPLTEYNASFTNFWVPGHINATEHFLMFAAQQDFAVGVYQSSKDVSGSFLGGFFGKKGSGGSSDGSTGYMAPTGVVEITANMVYSYEFVLLMGTMETVRGLVYSLHNQEKSGTSLADQFTN; encoded by the coding sequence ATGGATGCCCTGAGGAGGCCAGTGAGGCTGTGTGCTATTCTACTGCTACTGTTCAACTTGATTAACTGTCATGAACTAATGCCAAAGGTGGACCAGAAGCAAGAGGGACCAAGTTCCAGCAATGCAGTCAGTATTCAGAATGGAGTTGTCAAACTCACAATCGACCTCAACAAAGGCTGTTCTGTGATCGGTTTCGCAGATCTAAAATCAAGCGTGAACACGATTAACAGTCATGATTTGGGACGCGAGGTGCAGCCTTCATTCTATGCAGGACCCAAGCCGTACGATGGTTGTGTGTGGAATGGGCAGCAATGGCCCTGGAACCCCATCGCCAGTGGAGATGTGCATGGGAACCCGTCCACAGTACTCTCCCATACTGCCACTGCTGATAGCATCACTTGCACCATTATTCCCAAGCAATGGGCTTGCAACAATATCGATTGCGAATGTACATTTGAACTGCAGTACGTCCTCAAAGACAGTATGGCTTATGGCAATGTCACACTTCATAATCATAGAGCAGACACCACTAACTATGGTCGCTTTGGACAGGAACTACCCGCTGTCTATGTCAATGGCTTCCTGTACAGGCTATTTGCTTACACTGGTGGCCAGCCCTGGACCAACGCTCCTCTCACTGAGTACAACGCTAGCTTCACTAACTTCTGGGTCCCTGGACATATCAATGCAACTGAACACTTCCTAATGTTTGCAGCCCAACAAGATTTCGCAGTAGGAGTGTACCAGTCCAGTAAGGACGTTTCGGGTAGTTTTCTTGGTGGTTTTTTTGGCAAGAAAGGCTCTGGTGGATCTTCTGATGGCAGCACTGGATACATGGCTCCTACTGGTGTTGTTGAAATCACCGCTAATATGGTGTATAGTTACGAGTTTGTGTTGCTCATGGGAACCATGGAAACAGTGAGGGGATTGGTCTATTCGCTACACAATCAAGAGAAGAGTGGTACATCACTGGCAGACCAATTTACTAACTGA
- the LOC135343920 gene encoding guanine nucleotide exchange factor for Rab-3A-like: MAMAMEAETKPSTIYVGKVEPSPMMERPESCDNHDVKIEVNGDLTTSDKSAGVAPLSSSSSRGSEVGSVDEGSRVKSPDEGSSSASSLSIASQDIHYASREALIERLTSDPSSSDASKPVDKEIITQLLEHIVSLKMETETLRDKNKRLNSLRTDMDDEMHTLTETLFEEAYKMVDDAKGGKMSAEKRLADATGKIDAMETEMSALKNLLTVPSSHDALSTPHKHHRSPSVKRMLKKLKNGSSSKSSKKPSASGSSSPPPMQATPLKLVEHHSAIQGECLREGQISPADFEAFQNWLDGLSESVDHPYLTAVIDVDVRPCLKFHTPEISEQVLVAVRENHLLMEALPTQEIRRCSLSGNDNVLCTHRLKLGSSEDWHDISQWCRDRIAAACDFYMYIGHIQKGIVKHDATKLYWQVRKLRAMMSLARLSLELPLDS; the protein is encoded by the exons ATGGCCATGGCAATGGAGGCGGAGACTAAGCCCTCTACTATATACGTTGGCAAGGTGGAGCCTAGTCCAATGATGGAGCGCCctgagtcatgtgataatcaTGATGTAAAGATTGAAGTCAACG gagacCTTACGACTAGTGATAAGAGTGCCGGTGTGGCCCCCCTCTCCTCATCCTCTAGTCGGGGGTCAGAGGTCGGGAGTGTGGACGAGGGGTCAAGAGtcaagagtccagatgaaggGTCAAGCTCCGCCTCCTCGTTATCTATAGCGTCCCAGGACATACACTACGCATCACGAGAAGCTCTCATTGAA CgattgacctctgaccccagCAGTAGCGATGCTAGTAAACCAGTAGACAAAGAAATCATCACACAATTACTAGAACATATTGTGTCTCTTAAGATG GAGACAGAGACGCTACGTGATAAGAACAAGCGGCTCAACTCACTAAG gacagaCATGGATGATgaaatgcacacactcacggAGACTCTCTTTGAAGAGGCATACAAAATGGTGGATGATGCCAAGGGGGGAAAG aTGAGTGCTGAAAAGCGATTGGCCGATGCTACGGGCAAGATTGACGCCATGGAAACGGAAATGTCCGCTCTAAAGAACCTCCTTACAGTCCCATCGTCACATGACGCCCTCTCCACACCTCACAAACATCATAGGTCACCATCCGTCAAAAGAATGCTAAAAAAACTCAAAAACGGAAGCAGCTCTAAATCGTCTAAAAAACCGTCAGCCTCAGGTAGTTCAAGTCCACCCCCCATGCAAGCCACACCCCTTAAATTAGTTGAGCATCATAGCGCTATACAGGGAGAGTGTCTGCGTGAAGGTCAAATCTCACCAGCTGATTTCGAAGCATTTCAAAACTGGTTAGACGGGTTATCTGAGAGTGTAGACCACCCCTACCTGACTGCTGTGATTGACGTTGATGTCAGACCTTGTCTGAAGTTTCATACGCCTGAAATATCTGAGCAAGTTCTGGTGGCCGTGAGGGAGAATCATCTGCTAATGGAGGCACTCCCAACACAAGAGATCAG GAGGTGTTCTCTGTCTGGTAATGATAATGTACTTTGCACCCACCGTCTCAAGTTGGGCAGCTCTGAAGATTGGCATGACATCTCTCAGTGGTGTAGGGACAGG ATCGCTGCTGCCTGTgatttctacatgtatataggacaCATCCAGAAAGGCATTGTGAAGCATgatg CGACCAAGCTGTACTGGCAGGTACGCAAGCTCCGAGCGATGATGTCACTAGCGAGGCTCTCACTGGAACTGCCCCTCGACTCATGA
- the LOC135343922 gene encoding uncharacterized protein LOC135343922, which translates to MAFRHNRRITAPELEQFIVATVELTGRVLGAGAYGSVEEVEIPGATVAAKKLHKQLVNLGSPQQVEKWVTDFVEECKLMSQLRHPHIVQFLGVCYLPGAQLPILLMEKLQTSLDNLLETSPNIPIDLKVHLLTGTGRGVVYLHSRTPPIAHRDLSARNILVDNGLNAKIADLGVSRIVNIQPGQLAASMTHAPGNILYMPPEAAQEEGVTRYNTAIDIFSFGVVSLYTLTQTFPKDLKPAAYHDPVTRRIVGRSEIERREDYIIPMKVALGETHPLVQLTLICLEFLPEDRPSAVVMLRGLKEVGTTLPQNCNQTKLELIQQVAVKDEEIQQVAAEKREQVCGLEKLTILQQEQLEVQRGEIADLSRSLQIQLRGDTPQGSGQREMTRKNTKSTKEIKITTPQPTVPTAITFNWTTCKNIPRRMRVYDQPVAINGKAYMKSWSNQTHTVLVYTPDQDSWDELPPPPVMYFTIATLRGRLLVVGGRNKSTGDTILTFDESSRQWVQSLPRMPKALAVPVVVEYQNHLIVIGGVDSNNIIIADVNILNTSNKWITAEPFPRTDDGYRTCLIGDTLHLVGSQRTKEVFRAHVPSLISRASSGVWESVAKVPFYWSTPIAIGNTLLTVGGMRALGGDATSSIHLYDPTKDQWTQCGDLPEDMDICRCIELYGKLCVLGGERGYSIIRSVYTSIPSITH; encoded by the exons ATGGCTTTTAGACACAACAGAAGAATCACAGCTCCCGAGTTGGAACAGTTCATAGTCGCTACTGTTGAGTTGACTGGCCGTGTACTAGGAGCAGGTGCATATGGCAGTGTGGAGGAGGTAGAGATACCTGGAGCAACGGTAGCTGCCAAAAAATTGCACAAACAGCTTGTCAACCTGGGCTCTCCACAGCAG GTTGAGAAATGGGTGACTGATTTCGTGGAGGAGTGTAAGCTGATGAGCCAGCTCCGTCACCCTCACATAGTACAGTTCCTGGGAGTGTGCTATCTCCCTGGAGCCCAACTCCCCATCTTACTGATGGAGAAGCTACAAACCAGCCTCGACAACCTTCTGGAAACCAGCCCCAACATTCCTATTGACCTCAAAGTGCACCTTCTGACGGGGACTGGCCGAGGGGTGGTCTATCTGCACAGCCGCACTCCACCCATTGCCCATCGTGATCTGTCTGCCAGGAATATTCTAGTCGACAACGGTCTCAATGCCAAGATAGCAGACTTAGGTGTTTCTAGGATTGTGAACATTCAGCCTGGCCAACTTGCTGCTTCGATGACTCACGCCCCAGGCAATATTCTGTACATGCCACCAGAGGCAGCTCAAGAGGAAGGGGTCACACGATACAACACTGCCATAGACATATTCTCCTTTGGTGTGGTATCTCTGTACACACTGACACAAACCTTCCCCAAAGATCTCAAGCCTGCTGCATATCATGATCCAGTTACTCGAAGGATAGTTGGTAGATCAGAAATCGAACGCCGTGAAGATTACATCATTCCTATGAAAGTAGCTCTTGGTGAGACCCACCCCCTAGTCCAGTTGACCCTTATCTGTCTTGAGTTTCTTCCTGAAGATCGACCATCTGCTGTGGTGATGCTGAGAGGATTGAAGGAGGTTGGAACAACACTCCCTCAGAACTGCAACCAGACCAAGCTGGAACTGATTCAACAGGTGGCTGTGAAGGATGAAGAGATACAGCAAGTTGCTGCTGAGAAACGAGAGCAAGTTTGTGGACTGGAAAAACTGACCATTCTCCAACAAGAGCAGTTGGAAGTTCAACGCGGAGAAATTGCTGATCTCTCCAGGTCTCTACAGATACAGCTTCGGGGGGACACACCTCAGGGCTCAGGACAGAGAGAGATGACTAGGAAGAAT ACAAAAAGTACAAAAGAAATCAAGATTACCACACCACAACCAACTGTTCCTACTGCCATCACCTTCAACTGGACAACATGCAAAAACATACCAAGGAGGATGAGAGTGTACGATCAGCCTGTGGCTATCAATGGGAAGGCGTACATGAAAAGCTGGAGTAACCAGACTCACACTGTgctagtgtacacaccagATCAGGATAGCTGGGATGAACTgccacctcctccagtgatgtacttcaccatagcaacactgAGAGGTCGACTGCTAGTGGTCGGAGGTCGGAATAAGTCTACTGGAGATACCATCCTAACATTCGATGAGAGCTCTCGACAATGGGTCCAGTCACTTCCCCGCATGCCAAAAGCATTAGCTGTGCCAGTAGTTGTTGAATATCAGAACCATCTGATCGTTATCGGTGGAGTTGACTCAAACAACATTATAATAGCTGACGTGAACATTCTAAACACAAGTAACAAATGGATCACAGCCGAACCATTTCCCCGCACTGATGATGGCTACAGAACTTGCCTAATTGGAGACACACTGCATCTTGTAGGAAGCCAACGCACTAAAGAAGTGTTTCGAGCTCATGTACCCTCCCTCATATCACGAGCCAGTTCTGGTGTGTGGGAATCTGTAGCAAAGGTGCCATTCTATTGGTCGACTCCTATCGCCATCGGCAACACCCTCCTGACCGTGGGGGGTATGAGAGCACTAGGAGGTGACGCTACCTCAAGCATCCATCTGTACGATCCCACTAaagaccagtggacacaatGTGGTGACCTTCCCGAGGATATGGACATTTGTCGTTGCATTGAACTATATGGCAAACTGTGTGTACTTGGTGGTGAGAGAGGTTACAGCATTATCAGATCTGTGTACACATCAATCCCATCCATTACACACTAG
- the LOC135343923 gene encoding uncharacterized protein LOC135343923: protein MILRVHGTCRKGATETDDIQTIFADCFIQTIKLYTYEFYNSRNYFNTFMTTNMATQSGADIYGGLLDRCTVNKNVEYNNYTNALDYINNTIKSSTELSISSKPVQVIVCSDDYISAKKGHTFKISVMAVDQVGNAMNATIHSYVVSKSGVGRLKEGQAEQEVGNQCTKLEYTVFSQDSSAQVELYAEGPCNNLGISRKLINISFQLCTCPIGLKPIQSDIECKCDCDPNLLPYQITNCSEENETIKLESNNNIWIEFINTTNKTGYVVSNCTFDYCVERPINISLSNSDEQCAHNRSGVLCGECEPGLSLVLATSNCKECSNLYLLLLIPFTLAGILLVALILVLNITIATGNIHGLIFYANILAANRAIVLPNLNNFLTVFVSWVNLDLGIETCFYNGMNSQAKVLFQLVFPVYLFFLMFLIIILSKYFDSFAKLLSNRNPVAALGTLVLLSYSKLLRFIIAALQYGVLDYPDGSTNTVWLYDGNVQYVTTKHIPRFVAAAIILIAGGLFTVLLFFGQWLPHCSKVMKWTKNTKYIGFMDAYHAPFTPKHRYWVGLLLFALIIHTIVSATAPNTFLPVLSSGVLSVGLIVWKLLNNRLYNSTLCGSLETLYLLNLTILAFGTSLSKIPGEISQH from the coding sequence ATGATACTGAGAGTGCATGGGACCTGCAGAAAAGGGGCCACAGAAACTGATGATATTCAAACCATTTTTGCTGActgcttcattcaaacaatTAAACTGTATACGTATGAGTTTTATAACAGTCGAAACTATTTCAACACATTCATGACTACCAACATGGCtacccagtcaggagcagatatctacggaggtctgttggacaggtgtacagtaaATAAAAATGTTGAATATAACAATTATACGAATGCATTGGACTACATAAATAACACCATAAAGTCCTCCACCGAATTATCAATATCCTCTAAGCCTGTTCAAGTAATTGTTTGCAGTGATGACTATATTTCTGCAAAAAAGGGACACACATTTAAaatcagtgttatggctgttgaccaaGTTGGAAATGCAATGAATGCCACAATTCACAGTTATGTTGTCAGTAAGAGTGGAGTTGGCCGGctcaaagaaggacaggcAGAACAGGaagttggcaatcagtgcacaAAATTAGAGTACActgtattctcacaagacagctccgCTCAGGTGGAACTCTATGCCGAGGGTCCATGCAacaatttgggaatttcaagaAAACTTATTAATATTTCGTTTCAACTCTGCACATGCCCTATTGGACTCAAGCCAATTCAGTCCGATattgagtgcaagtgtgactgtgatccaaACTTGCTACCATATCAGATAACAAACTGTTCTGAGGAAAATGAAACCATAAAGCTGGAAAGCAATAACAACATATGGATAGAATTCATAAATACTACCAACAAAACAGGTTATGTTGTTAGcaactgtacatttgactattgtgtagAAAGGCCCATCAACATCAGTCTAAGCAACAGTGACGAACAGTGTGCCcacaatcgaagtggtgtcttgtgtggagaatgtgaaccaggactCAGTCTTGTGTTGGCTACATCAAACTGTAAAGAATGCTCTAATCTTTACCTTCTTCTACTAATACCATTTACGCTAGCTGGTATATTGCTAGTTGCTTTAATTCTCgtgctcaacatcactatagcaactggaaaTATTCATGGCCTCATTTTCTATGCCAATATACTAGCAGCTAATAGAGCGATTGTCTTACCTAATTTAAACAACTTTTTAACGGTTTTCGTatcatgggtgaatcttgacttgggtattgagacatgcttttacaatggaatgaactctcaagcaAAAGTGCTCTTTCAACTTGTCTTTCCAGTATACCTATTTTTTCTGATgttcttaataataattttgagcaagtactttgactcattcgcaaagctcctctccaacaggaacccagttgctgccctaggcacactcgttctactctcttattccaaactcttacggtttatcattgctgcactGCAATACGGAGTCTTGGATTATCCTGACGGTTCAACCAACACTGTTTGGTTGTATGACGGCAATGTGCAATACGTCACTACCAAACACATCCCTCGGTTTGTTGCTGCTGCCATAATCCTTATTGCCGGtggattgttcactgtactgctcttctttggacaatggcTTCCGCACTGTTCCAAGGTTATGAAATGGACTAAAAACACAAAGTACATTGGCTTCATGgatgcataccatgctccattcactcccaagcatcgctactgggtgggactgctcctcttTGCTTTGATTATTCATACTATAGTAAGTGCTACAGCTCCAAATACTTTTCTTCCTGTGCTATCATCTGGGGTTCTATCAGTTGGACTGATTGTTTGGAAACTATTGAATAATCGTTTGTATAACAGCACATTATGTGGTTCCCTTGAAACTCTCTATCTACTCAATCTTACTATTCTTGCATTTGGCACCTCTTTGTCAAAGATACCAGGAGAGATCAGTCAGCACTAG